In Natrinema amylolyticum, the DNA window TCGACGCAGTCGCCGAGGTCGAACTGGACGACCCCGTCCTCGTCGAGGGGTTGCCGGGCGTCGGGCACGTCGGCACCCTCGCGGTCGAGCACTTACTCGAGGAACTCGAGGGCGAGAGCACGCTCGTCCGACGGATCTATTCTCGGGAGTTCCCGCCGCAGGTGAGCGTCGAGGACGGCGTCTCGGAGCTGACCTGTGCGGAGATCTACGCCGTCGACGTTCCCGAGGGCCGCGATCTCCTCCTCCTGACCGGTGATCATCAGGCCCAGAGCAACGCGGGTCACTACACGCTGACCGACGCGTTCCTCGATATCGCCGAGGAGTTCGGCGCGACCGAGGTGTACGCGCTCGGCGGCGTCCCGACCGGCGAACTCATCGAGGAGTACGCCGTCGTCGGAGCCGTCAGCGACGAATCGATGCTCGAGGAACTCGAGGACGCGGGCGTCGAGTTCCGCGAAGACGAGCCTGCCGGCGGTATCGTCGGCGTCTCGGGTCTCCTGCTCGGACTCGGCGATCGCCGCGGCTTCGAGGCGACTTGCCTGATGGGCGAGACCAGCGGCTATCTCGTGGACCCCAAGAGCGCCCGCGCGGTGCTCGAGGTGCTCGAGGACGTGCTCGGCTTCGAGGTTGAGTACGAGTCTCTGGACGAGCGGGCCGACGAGATGGAGGAGGTCATCGGCAAGATCCAGGAGATGGAGCAACAACAGCAGATGGACGTGCCGACGGACGACGATCTGCGGTATATCGGCTGATAGCGGTACCGACGGTCGGTGTCGGGCGTTCGAGTCGGCGGTGATTTTCGGATCCCTGACCACAATAGCGGTCGCTGTTCTCGTATCGTGTGTTTCATCGGGCGAACGGCCGTTCGCGGCCGATCGAATCAGCCCTCGAGCACTTCGTAGGAGACGTCGGCGTCCCGGAGCGCGTCGGTGACTCGGCCGACGGCGTCGGTCGTGGCGACGGCGGTGACCTCGAGGCCGTGATTCGCGGCGTCGGCCGCGACGTCGCCGACGGCGAAGGTGACGTCGGGATCGGTGTCCGCCTGCCGACAGGCGACGACGGCCTCGACGCCGGCGGCGACCACGATGTCGGCGTCGGCGCAGGCTTCGGTGACGGTTTCATCGTCGATTGCGCGGCTCCCGCCGGTGCGGATCGAGGGGACCTGCAGGACGGTGACGGAGCCGGGATCGAGTTCCATGACGCCCTCGAAACTGGTGACGCCGACGTCGGTCCCGGCCTCGGCGTCGGTCGTCGCGATGCCGGTCGCGGGACCGTCGCTGCCCGGCGTGGCGTGGAGGAGGCCGTCTCTGACCGTCAGCGAGACGGTCTCACCTTCCTCGATGTCCTCGGTCGCGATGTAGGCGTCCTCGCTCATCGCACCGAGCACGTCGCCGGTGACGTGGTCGGCGAACCGGCGGACGTCGTCGGCCGCCCGGAAGAGCCAGTCGACGCCCTCGCGGGTGACGCGATAGCGCGATCGGCCTTCCTTCTCGACGAGGCCGTCGTCGACGAGTTCGCGGATGTACTCGCTGACGGCCTGGCTCGTCACGCCGACCTCCCCGGCGATCTCCCCCTGGCTGACTGCGGGCTGGCGCTCGGCGATCTGGACGAGGATCCGGAACCGCGTCGCGGCCCGCTTGTTGTCGAGGACGTCGACCATATAGCTAGGTTTTCGCGAGCGGAGAAAAAAGGTACGCGGTCGACGGTGATCCGTCGCGGGCCCCGGCGGCGACCGAGCGCTCCGAGGCGTCAAGTTGATAGCGGGAGAGTCCGTCGGATCACGTGAGTATGTCGGCCCTCCAAGCGACGACCGCCGCGGCCGCGACGGGCGTCGATCTCGCGGCGACGGGGACGATGTCGATCACCCCGGCAGTCCTGGATTCGCTCGGACTGTCCGACTGGATCGCCTGGATCGCGATCGGAACCTTCGTCGCGGCGATGGCGCTCCAGTGGGCCGGTGCCGTCGATCCGGCCCGATACGTCGCCGCA includes these proteins:
- a CDS encoding proteasome assembly chaperone family protein, whose translation is MDELEIDAVAEVELDDPVLVEGLPGVGHVGTLAVEHLLEELEGESTLVRRIYSREFPPQVSVEDGVSELTCAEIYAVDVPEGRDLLLLTGDHQAQSNAGHYTLTDAFLDIAEEFGATEVYALGGVPTGELIEEYAVVGAVSDESMLEELEDAGVEFREDEPAGGIVGVSGLLLGLGDRRGFEATCLMGETSGYLVDPKSARAVLEVLEDVLGFEVEYESLDERADEMEEVIGKIQEMEQQQQMDVPTDDDLRYIG
- a CDS encoding winged helix-turn-helix transcriptional regulator; this encodes MVDVLDNKRAATRFRILVQIAERQPAVSQGEIAGEVGVTSQAVSEYIRELVDDGLVEKEGRSRYRVTREGVDWLFRAADDVRRFADHVTGDVLGAMSEDAYIATEDIEEGETVSLTVRDGLLHATPGSDGPATGIATTDAEAGTDVGVTSFEGVMELDPGSVTVLQVPSIRTGGSRAIDDETVTEACADADIVVAAGVEAVVACRQADTDPDVTFAVGDVAADAANHGLEVTAVATTDAVGRVTDALRDADVSYEVLEG